A genome region from Erigeron canadensis isolate Cc75 chromosome 3, C_canadensis_v1, whole genome shotgun sequence includes the following:
- the LOC122592670 gene encoding protein HEAT STRESS TOLERANT DWD 1 yields the protein MVRSLKNPKKAKRKNKGSKKGDGSSSSASNAIPSMPAKVWQPGVDSLEEGEELQCDPSAYNSLHAFHIGWPCLSFDIVRDSLGLVRTEFPHTIYAVTGTQANNAPNSIGIFKISNISGKRRELVPTKSNNTDTDMDSESSDSDEDDEVENEGPKAPVFQVRKVFHEGCVNRIRAMTQKPHICASWGDTGHVQIWDFSSHLNALAASESNVSKDATTVSNQTPLVKFTGHKDEGYAIDWSSLVPGRLVSGDCKNCIHLWEPASDSTWNVDNKPFVGHTGSVEDLQWSPTEPFVFASSSVDKTIAIWDTRLGKSPAASIKAHDTDVNVISWNRLASCMLASGSDDGTFSIRDLRLLKEGDSVVAHFEYHKQPITSIEWSPHEASTLAVSSADNQLTIWDLSLERDEEEEAEFKAKTQEEVHAPTDLPPQLLFVHQGQKDLKELHWHTQIPGMLISTAADGFNILMPSNIESNLPANAAA from the exons atggttaggAGCTTGAAAAACCCAAAGAAAGCTAAAAGAAAGAATAAG GGTTCAAAGAAAGGAGATGggtcatcatcatcagcatcaAATGCTATTCCATCAATGCCAGCTAAAGTATGGCAACCGGGTGTTGATTCTTTAGAAGAAGGCGAAGAATTGCAGTGTGATCCTTCTGCTTATAATTCACTCCACGCCTTTCACATTGGTTGGCCGTGTTTAAG CTTTGACATTGTCCGTGACTCACTGGGTCTGGTTCGGACCGAGTTTCCACACACTATTTACGCAGTCACTGGAACTCAG GCAAATAATGCTCCCAATTCAAttggaatatttaaaatatcaaacatATCTGGGAAACGACGGGAACTAGTaccaacaaaatcaaataacACTGACACCGATATGGACAGTGAGAGTAGTGAtagtgatgaagatgatgaggtGGAGAATGAGGGACCAAAGGCTCCAGTCTTCCAG GTGCGCAAGGTGTTTCACGAAGGTTGCGTAAATAGAATTCGTGCTATGACACAAAAGCCCCATATATGTGCATCTTGGGGAGATACTGGTCATGTGCAG ATATGGGATTTTAGCTCTCATCTAAATGCTTTGGCAGCATCTGAAAGTAATGTTAGCAAGGATGCTACCACAGTTTCTAACCAAACTCCTTTAGTTAAGTTTACTGGTCACAAGGATGAAGGCTATGCAATTGACTGGAGTTCTCTCGTTCCTGGCAGACTTGTATCTG GGGACTGCAAGAATTGCATTCACTTATGGGAGCCAGCCTCTGACTCAACATGGAATGTTGATAATAAACCATTTGTTGGCCATACTGGAAGTGTTGAAGATTTGCAG TGGAGCCCTACAGAACCATTTGTGTTTGCCTCTAGCTCTGTGGATAAAACTATAGCAATATGGGATACCCGTTTAGGGAAATCGCCAGCAGCTTCTATCAAGGCACATGACACAGATGTGAACGTTATTTCATGGAACAG GCTGGCAAGTTGTATGCTAGCATCTGGTAGCGATGACGGGACATTTTCAATCCGTGACCTTAGATTGCTAAAG GAAGGTGATTCTGTGGTGGCGCACTTCGAGTACCACAAACAGCCTATAACATCTATCGAATGGAGCCCGCATGAAGCCTCTACCCTGGCAGTATCATCAGCGGATAATCAACTCAC AATATGGGACCTTTCTTTGGAACGGGACGAGGAAGAAGAGGCGGAATTTAAAGCCAAAACACAAGAGGAAGTACATGCACCCACAGATTTGCCTCCACAGCTTCTTTTTGTTCATCAG GGCCAAAAAGACCTGAAAGAACTTCATTGGCATACACAGATTCCAGGAATGCTCATTTCCACAGCGGCTGATGGTTTCAACATCTTAATGCCTTCAAATATCGAAAGCAATCTTCCTGCTAATGCTGCTGCTTAA
- the LOC122593834 gene encoding ubiquitin-related modifier 1 homolog 1-like produces the protein MQLTLEFGGGLELLCDSVKIHSVDVDLPAEEKKLTMKQLLAWVRSNLIKERPEMFMKGDTVRPGVLVLVNDCDWELSGQLDTSLENKDVVVFISTLHGG, from the exons ATGCAATTAACTCTTGAATTCGG tgGAGGACTAGAACTTCTTTGCGACTCGGTGAAGATCCATAGTGTAGATGTTGACCTTCCAGCTGAAGAAAAGAAG TTAACCATGAAGCAATTGCTTGCTTGGGTTCGATCCAATTTAATCAAGGAGAGGCCTGAAATGTTTATGAAGGGTGACACTGT GCGGCCTGGGGTTCTTGTTCTTGTGAATGACTGTGACTGGGAACTGAGTGGTCAACTTGATACATCCTTGGAAAATAAGGATGTTGTTGTTTTCATTTCTACCTTACATGGTGGGTAG